Proteins found in one Mytilus edulis chromosome 2, xbMytEdul2.2, whole genome shotgun sequence genomic segment:
- the LOC139513897 gene encoding uncharacterized protein — protein MLITMRSSEAVPQSFVRPKLNQRQHIVQPLWMRVLEEKYQKLQLKIAQSTATMNGLYNSTIGRNIYDTKLVRASLQRTKEQRRSGKYEIKSTRISATKIYTGGETKHKTTNIYSEINERSNSDDKYVNTFDKGTKINDSGVRVSEILCLRYDKNQPFRKDLSKILKPQENSHTYNGNYSNIDNSSNNLKNADISSSSIKTAEYSPSRHSLSTLKTSKSCPVKLMDNCVQTKSRAESAGRTNINRRKMKMFSRMSAEAQTALTETIKENESEGNLDSEDEDNTAIVDNIFRTERELSIEDRTNCNDSEISMPSRDSRSIHTKLPEIPTENPDILSLRHIKSNDGNVGKYPFPSKRETTFEITPPGFDIRYRDAPIREERESETPPPDIRDRAIRKCEDWLTRYTPKTPRPSQTSQ, from the coding sequence ATGTTAATAACGATGAGATCCAGCGAAGCAGTTCCCCAGTCTTTTGTTAGACCAAAGTTAAATCAACGTCAACATATAGTACAGCCATTATGGATGCGAGTTTTAGAGGAAAAATATCAGAAACTACAACTTAAAATTGCACAGAGTACTGCTACAATGAATGGATTGTATAATTCTACGATAGGCAGAAATATATATGATACTAAACTTGTACGAGCATCACTGCAAAGAACGAAAGAGCAACGTCGGAgtggtaaatatgaaataaaatccaCGAGGATTTCAGCAACAAAAATCTATACTGGTGGCGAGACAAAACACAAGACCACTAATATATACAGTGAAATCAACGAACGTTCAAACAGTGATGACAAATATGTCAACACGTTTGATAAGGGAACGAAAATTAACGATTCTGGGGTAAGAGTTAGTGAAATTTTATGTTTGCGTTACGATAAGAATCAGCCATTTAGAAAAGACCTGTCAAAGATTTTGAAACCACAGGAGAATTCACACACTTATAATGGGAACTACAGCAATATTGACAattcatcaaataatttgaaaaatgcaGATATTTCATCTTCTAGCATAAAAACTGCAGAATATTCTCCTAGTCGTCATAGTTTATCTACTCTTAAAACTTCCAAATCATGTCCTGTCAAGTTGATGGATAATTGTGTTCAAACAAAATCTCGCGCAGAAAGTGCAGGTAGAACAAACATTAATAgaagaaaaatgaaaatgttttcacGGATGTCAGCAGAAGCTCAAACAGCATTGACGGAGACTATAAAGGAGAATGAATCCGAAGGAAACTTAGATTCCGAAGACGAGGATAACACGGCAATAGTGGACAACATATTTCGAACGGAGCGTGAACTTTCAATAGAAGATAGAACTAATTGTAATGATTCTGAAATATCAATGCCTTCTAGAGATAGTCGCTCTATTCATACCAAACTACCGGAAATTCCTACAGAAAATCCAGATATTCTGTCCTTACGGCATATCAAATCAAATGATGGAAACGTTGGCAAATATCCATTCCCTTCAAAACGAGAGACAACATTCGAAATAACCCCGCCAGGATTTGACATTCGTTATAGAGATGCACCGATCAGGGAAGAGCGAGAGTCGGAAACACCTCCTCCTGACATAAGGGACAGGGCTATAAGAAAATGTGAAGACTGGTTAACTCGTTATACGCCTAAAACACCGAGACCAAGTCAAACATCTCAATGA